A DNA window from Solanum lycopersicum chromosome 3, SLM_r2.1 contains the following coding sequences:
- the LOC101263498 gene encoding importin subunit beta-1, giving the protein MAMEVTQILLNAQSVDSTVRKHSEETLKQFQEQNLPGFLLSLSGELANEEKPVDSRKLAGLILKNALDAKEQHRKFELVQRWLSLDMAVKAQIKTCLLQTLSSPVPDAHSTASQVIAKVAGIELPQKQWPELIGSLLSNIHQVPAHVKQATLETLGYLCEEVSPEVVDQDQVNKILTAVVQGMNAEEGNNDVRLAATRALYNALSFAQANFNNDMERDFIMRVVCEATQSPEVKIRQAAFECLVSISSTYYEKLAPYIQDIFNITAKAVKEDVEPVALQAIEFWSSICDEEIDILEDFGGDFTADSDVPCYYFIKQALPALVPMLLETLLKQEEDQDQDEGAWNLAMAGGTCLGLVARTVGDEIVPLVMPFIQENISKPDWRQREAATYAFGSILEGPSPDKLTPLVNVALNFMLTALTKDPNSHVKDTTAWTLGRIFEFLHGSTVETPIITPANCQLIITVLLQAMKDAPNVAEKSCGALYFLAQGYEDMGASSPLTPFFQEIVQALLTVTHREDAGESRLRTAAYEALNEVVRCSTDETAPMVLQLAPIIMTELHQTLEGQKLSSDEREKQSELQGLLCGCLQVIIQKLGASEPTKFVFMQYADQIMNLFLRVFACRNATVHEEAMLAIGALAYATGPDFAKYMPEFYKYLEMGLQNFEEYQVCAVTVGVVGDVCRALEDKILPYCDGIMTQLLKDLSSNQLHRSVKPPIFSCLGDIALAIGENFEKYLMYAMPMLQSAAELSAHTSGADDEMVEYTNLLRNGILEAYSGIFQGFKNSPKTQLLIPYAPHILQFLDSIYMEKDMDDVVMKTAIGVLGDLADTLGSNAGSLIQQSLSSKEFLNECLSSDDHLIKESAEWAKLAITRAISV; this is encoded by the exons ATGGCAATGGAAGTCACCCAGATCCTTCTTAATGCACAGTCAGTTGATTCAACAGTTCGGAAACATTCCGAGGAAACTCTGAAACAGTTTCAGGAGCAAAATCTTCCTGGTTTCTTGTTGTCTCTATCTGGAGAGCTTGCTAATGAAGAGAAGCCAGTTGACAGTCGTAAGTTGGCTGGTTTAATACTTAAAAATGCCTTGGATGCCAAGGAACAGCATAGGAAATTTGAGCTTGTGCAAAGATGGCTATCACTTGATATGGCAGTGAAGGCCCAGATAAAGACATGTTTATTACAGACACTCTCTTCTCCTGTGCCTGATGCTCATTCAACCGCATCACAAGTCATTGCTAAGGTTGCTGGCATTGAGCTTCCTCAGAAGCAGTGGCCTGAGTTGATTGGGTCACTCCTTTCAAATATTCACCAGGTCCCTGCTCATGTCAAGCAAGCTACTTTGGAGACACTGGGTTATTTATGTGAAGAAGTTTCTCCCGAAGTTGTGGATCAGGATCAAGTAAATAAAATCCTTACAGCTGTAGTTCAGGGTATGAACGCTGAAGAAGGAAACAATGATGTGAGGCTTGCTGCTACCCGAGCATTATATAATGCTCTTAGTTTTGCTCAAGCAAACTTCAACAATGACATGGAGCGTGACTTTATAATGAGAGTTGTATGTGAGGCTACTCAATCTCCAGAAGTCAAAATTCGACAAGCTGCTTTTGAATGTTTAGTCTCCATTTCATCAACATACTACGAGAAATTGGCTCCATACATCCAAGATATTTTTAACATTACAGCAAAGGCTGTTAAAGAGGATGTAGAGCCTGTTGCTCTTCAAGCTATTGAATTTTGGAGCTCAATCTGTGATGAGGAGATTGATATTTTAGAAGATTTTGGGGGTGATTTCACTGCAGATTCTGATGTTCCCTGCTATTATTTCATCAAGCAGGCTCTCCCTGCTCTTGTACCTATGCTATTAGAGACACTTCTTAAACAGGAAGAAGATCAGGACCAGGATGAAGGTGCTTGGAATCTTGCAATGGCTGGAGGCACTTGCCTTGGTCTGGTGGCCCGGACTGTAGGGGATGAGATTGTTCCACTCGTTATGCCATTCATCCAAGAGAACATTTCAAAGCCTGATTGGAGACAAAGAGAGGCTGCAACATATGCCTTCGGTTCTATTTTGGAAGGTCCTTCTCCTGACAAGTTGACACCTCTTGTTAATGTTGCTTTGAACTTCATGCTTACTGCGTTGACAAAGGATCCCAATAGCCATGTGAAGGATACGACTGCATGGACTCTGGGAAGGATATTTGAGTTTCTTCATGGTTCTACAGTGGAGACACCCATTATTACTCCTGCAAATTGCCAGCTGATAATCACAGTTCTACTTCAGGCCATGAAAGATGCTCCTAACGTTGCTGAAAAATCCTGTGGTGCTCTCTATTTCCTTGCTCAAGGCTATGAGGATATGGGTGCATCATCTCCCTTGACACCTTTTTTCCAGGAAATCGTGCAAGCACTTCTTACAGTTACCCACAGAGAAGATGCTGGTGAGTCGCGACTCAGGACTGCTGCTTATGAGGCATTGAATGAAGTAGTTAGGTGTTCAACGGATGAAACAGCTCCAATGGTTTTGCAGCTGGCTCCTATCATTATGACAGAGCTGCACCAGACTCTCGAAGGTCAGAAGCTTTCATCTGACGAGAGAGAGAAGCAGAGTGAGTTGCAAGGTCTTCTGTGTGGTTGCTTACAGGTCATTATTCAGAAATTGGGGGCTTCAGAGCCAACAAAGTTCGTTTTCATGCAGTATGCAGATCAGATCATGAACCTTTTTCTTAGGGTTTTTGCATGTAGAAATGCTACGGTGCATGAGGAAGCCATGCTTGCCATTGGAGCCCTAGCCTATGCAACTGGTCCCGACTTTGCCAAGTACATGCCTGAATTTTACAAGTACCTGGAAATGGGCCTTCAGAATTTCGAGGAGTACCAAGTGTGTGCTGTTACGGTTGGTGTTGTTGGTGATGTATGCAGAGCTTTGGAAGATAAGATCCTACCTTACTGTGATGGTATAATGACCCAGCTTCTCAAGGACCTGTCAAGTAACCAGCTGCATCGATCTGTAAAGCCTCCAATATTTTCATGCCTTGGTGACATAGCTTTGGCAATaggagaaaattttgaaaagtacTTGATGTATGCCATGCCAATGCTCCAGAGTGCTGCTGAGCTGTCTGCCCACACATCTGGTGCAGATGATGAGATGGTAGAATACACAAATCTTCTGAGGAATGGAATCTTGGAGGCTTATTCAGGGATATTTCAGGGCTTCAAGAATTCCCCTAAAACGCAGCTTCTGATCCCATATGCACCTCACATCCTGCAATTCCTGGATAGCATTTACATGGAGAAAGACAT GGATGATGTGGTGATGAAAACAGCTATTGGGGTTCTGGGAGATCTAGCAGATACTCTGGGCAGTAATGCTGGTTCATTGATTCAACAATCATTATCAAGCAAAGAGTTCTTGAATGAATGCTTGTCATCAGATGACCATTTGATTAAGGAATCTGCTGAGTGGGCAAAGTTGGCCATCACTCGTGCCATTTCAGTTTGA
- the LOC101263194 gene encoding uncharacterized protein → MRPTSKAFVLFVLFLIFVSSGTVEGSLGNGLNRIHKFQKRMREIPRKLMVVDAMLDYDYAGPNPRHDPTRKRGGNHP, encoded by the exons ATGAGACCTACTTCCAAAGCATTTgttctctttgttttgtttcTCATCTTTGTCTCATCAG GTACTGTTGAAGGCAGCTTGGGCAATGGCCTAAACCGCATTCACAAATTTCAAAAG AGGATGAGAGAAATACCAAGAAAGTTGATGGTGGTGGATGCAATGTTAGATTATGACTATGCAGGACCTAATCCCAGGCATGATCCCACTAGAAAGAGAGGTGGCAATCACCCTTGA